Proteins co-encoded in one Paraburkholderia edwinii genomic window:
- the cobC gene encoding alpha-ribazole phosphatase, with translation MDVVLIRHPAVNVDAGICYGNSDVPLAAGPETSAEALAVRLATLQVPAPRVVLTSPLTRCATVAGALANNFGCTASSDDSLKEMDFGTWELQRWDDIDRALIDAWAADFEGARVHGGESVAQFVARVRTWFDVFEQTRELSPAYVVTHAGVMRVIAALTLGLTVDVCLQWALEAGAVVWLRRNDTTMKWAIVRWNA, from the coding sequence ATGGATGTGGTCCTGATTCGTCACCCGGCTGTGAATGTCGATGCGGGTATCTGTTACGGCAACAGTGACGTGCCGCTTGCGGCTGGCCCCGAGACATCGGCCGAAGCGCTCGCGGTACGCCTCGCGACCTTGCAGGTGCCTGCGCCGCGCGTCGTGCTGACGAGTCCGCTGACGCGCTGCGCGACCGTTGCCGGCGCGCTCGCGAACAACTTCGGCTGTACTGCGAGCAGCGACGACAGCCTGAAGGAAATGGACTTCGGCACCTGGGAATTGCAGCGCTGGGACGATATCGATCGCGCGCTGATCGATGCATGGGCGGCCGATTTCGAAGGCGCGCGTGTGCACGGCGGCGAGAGCGTCGCGCAATTTGTGGCGCGTGTGCGCACCTGGTTCGACGTGTTCGAGCAGACGCGCGAGCTGAGCCCCGCCTATGTGGTCACGCATGCGGGCGTGATGCGCGTGATCGCGGCGCTGACGTTGGGGCTGACGGTCGACGTGTGTCTGCAATGGGCGCTCGAAGCGGGCGCGGTCGTCTGGTTGAGGCGTAACGACACGACGATGAAGTGGGCGATCGTGCGCTGGAATGCGTGA
- a CDS encoding adenosylcobinamide-GDP ribazoletransferase, whose product MNPLAELRYFFTALGYFTRVPVPRWVGYEPHYLNGAARYFPLVGVIVGAIGALVYLAALRFFPPGIAVLLSMAATLFVTGAFHEDGLADCIDAFGGAYSREDVLRIMQDSRIGAFGAIALVISLALKWQTLAVLPPLRAAWLMVAAHAASRACAISYLVTLDYVRAEGKARPVAQRMTHGAFACALILGVPWLFWPDWRGGCLIAAVLLILRIGLGRYFVRRIGGYTGDCLGFAQQVFELAIYLTGVAWMWS is encoded by the coding sequence ATGAATCCGCTCGCTGAACTACGCTATTTCTTCACCGCGCTCGGTTACTTCACGCGCGTGCCCGTGCCGCGCTGGGTCGGCTACGAGCCCCACTATCTGAATGGCGCGGCGCGCTACTTTCCGCTCGTCGGCGTGATCGTCGGTGCGATTGGCGCGCTCGTTTATCTCGCGGCGTTGCGTTTTTTTCCGCCCGGCATTGCAGTTTTGCTGTCGATGGCCGCGACGCTTTTCGTTACCGGTGCGTTTCACGAGGACGGTCTTGCGGATTGCATCGATGCGTTCGGTGGTGCCTATTCGCGCGAAGATGTATTACGCATCATGCAAGACTCGCGGATCGGCGCTTTCGGCGCGATCGCACTGGTGATTTCACTCGCGCTCAAATGGCAGACGCTTGCGGTATTGCCGCCATTGCGCGCGGCGTGGCTGATGGTCGCCGCCCATGCGGCAAGCCGTGCGTGCGCGATCAGCTATCTCGTCACGCTCGACTACGTGCGCGCTGAAGGTAAGGCAAGGCCGGTCGCGCAGCGGATGACGCACGGCGCGTTCGCGTGCGCACTGATATTGGGCGTGCCATGGCTTTTCTGGCCCGACTGGCGTGGAGGTTGCTTGATCGCAGCGGTGCTGTTGATTCTGCGTATCGGGCTCGGCCGCTATTTCGTGCGGCGCATCGGCGGCTATACCGGCGATTGCCTCGGATTCGCGCAGCAGGTCTTCGAACTGGCTATTTATCTGACGGGGGTCGCATGGATGTGGTCCTGA
- the cobT gene encoding nicotinate-nucleotide--dimethylbenzimidazole phosphoribosyltransferase: MTHAYSLPAVEPLDQTMRAELQHIIDTKTKPPGSLGELEALALQMGLIQRTTRPRIERPVMIVFAADHGIAAAGVSPYPQEVTAQMVLNFLAGGAAINALSGVAGVTLEVVNAGVATPLPSAAQLVDIPVGRGTRNFAHEPAMTRDEALAAMQAGAARVRHHASLGTNVIGFGEMGIANTSAAACLMSRLCALPIDMCVGRGTGLDDAGLAKKRDVLAAALERHTNATEPLDVLATFGGFEIAMMAGAYVAAAQARMTILVDGFIASAALLVALALAPAVREYCVFAHASNETGHRRMLEHLGAQPLLALDLRLGEGTGAALAVPLLRAAVAFINEMASFESAGVANRDV; the protein is encoded by the coding sequence ATGACACACGCGTATTCCTTGCCGGCCGTCGAACCGCTCGATCAAACGATGCGTGCCGAACTGCAGCACATCATCGATACGAAGACGAAGCCGCCCGGCAGCCTTGGCGAGCTCGAAGCACTCGCGCTGCAAATGGGTCTGATCCAGCGCACGACGCGTCCGCGCATCGAACGTCCGGTGATGATCGTGTTCGCCGCGGACCACGGCATTGCGGCCGCGGGCGTGAGCCCGTATCCGCAGGAAGTGACTGCGCAGATGGTGCTGAATTTTCTTGCGGGCGGCGCGGCAATCAATGCGCTGAGCGGCGTCGCGGGCGTGACGCTCGAAGTCGTGAACGCGGGCGTGGCGACGCCGCTTCCGTCCGCGGCGCAACTCGTCGATATTCCGGTCGGACGCGGCACGCGCAACTTCGCGCACGAGCCGGCGATGACGCGCGACGAAGCGCTTGCCGCGATGCAAGCGGGCGCGGCGCGCGTGCGGCATCACGCGTCGCTCGGCACGAACGTGATCGGCTTCGGTGAAATGGGGATCGCGAACACCTCGGCCGCCGCGTGCCTGATGAGCCGTCTGTGCGCGTTGCCGATCGACATGTGCGTCGGGCGCGGCACGGGGCTCGACGACGCGGGCCTCGCAAAAAAGCGCGACGTGCTCGCGGCGGCGCTCGAACGTCATACGAACGCGACCGAACCGCTCGATGTGCTCGCGACCTTCGGCGGTTTTGAGATCGCAATGATGGCGGGCGCTTATGTCGCGGCGGCGCAGGCGCGCATGACGATACTCGTCGACGGTTTTATCGCGAGCGCCGCGCTGCTCGTCGCGCTCGCGTTGGCGCCGGCCGTGCGCGAATACTGCGTGTTCGCGCATGCATCGAACGAAACGGGACATCGGCGCATGCTCGAACATCTGGGCGCACAGCCGTTGCTCGCGCTTGATCTGCGCCTCGGCGAAGGGACCGGCGCGGCGCTTGCCGTGCCGCTGCTGCGTGCGGCCGTCGCGTTTATCAACGAGATGGCGAGTTTCGAATCGGCGGGTGTGGCGAATCGCGATGTGTGA
- a CDS encoding ABC transporter ATP-binding protein, which produces MESLSNEASVATLSAQRLTLRAGARTLVEDFTHTFYPGEIWCIAGPNGAGKTTLIATLAGLARPTAGHVELDGAHVADWSPARLAQRRALMPQSVHDAFSASVLDVVLLNRFPHLTGWGWERADDRAAAQAALARLGLADFARRDVLSLSGGERQRVALAAVLCQDAPLLLLDEPLAHLDLHHQIDCLEALAAWTQAERGETDAEKHTEKHTETRSEKHTERGRKKRHDNGAPPRTILFSCHDLNLARRFATHALLLDGRGRIDAGPARDVLTPELASRAFGYPLTLIRDGDHEALVPALRPYTGARAHSPSSPSSRDRNTPNSY; this is translated from the coding sequence ATGGAGTCGCTTTCGAACGAAGCATCGGTCGCCACACTCAGTGCGCAACGCCTGACCTTGCGGGCGGGCGCACGCACGCTTGTCGAGGACTTCACACATACGTTCTATCCGGGCGAGATCTGGTGCATCGCCGGGCCGAACGGCGCGGGCAAGACGACGCTGATCGCGACGCTCGCGGGCCTTGCGCGCCCCACTGCGGGACACGTGGAGCTCGATGGCGCGCATGTGGCCGACTGGTCGCCCGCGCGTCTCGCGCAACGCCGCGCGCTGATGCCGCAAAGCGTGCACGACGCATTTAGCGCGAGCGTGCTCGACGTCGTGCTGCTGAACCGTTTTCCGCATCTGACAGGCTGGGGCTGGGAACGCGCCGACGATCGCGCAGCCGCGCAGGCGGCGCTCGCGCGGCTCGGTCTCGCCGACTTCGCGCGGCGCGACGTGCTGTCGCTTTCGGGGGGCGAGCGCCAGCGCGTGGCGCTTGCCGCCGTGCTGTGTCAGGATGCGCCGCTGCTGCTGCTCGACGAGCCGCTTGCGCATCTCGATCTGCATCATCAGATCGACTGTCTCGAAGCGCTCGCGGCATGGACGCAAGCAGAGCGCGGCGAGACGGACGCGGAGAAGCACACCGAGAAGCACACCGAGACGCGCAGCGAGAAGCACACCGAGCGCGGCCGCAAGAAGCGTCACGATAACGGCGCGCCGCCACGCACGATCCTGTTTTCATGCCACGATCTCAATCTCGCGCGGCGCTTCGCGACGCATGCATTGCTGCTCGACGGCCGCGGCAGAATTGACGCTGGCCCCGCGCGCGACGTGCTGACGCCGGAACTCGCAAGCCGCGCGTTTGGCTATCCGCTCACGCTGATTCGCGACGGCGACCACGAAGCGCTGGTTCCCGCGTTGCGGCCCTACACTGGAGCCCGTGCTCACTCGCCCTCATCGCCGTCATCGCGCGACCGCAACACACCGAATTCCTATTGA
- a CDS encoding FecCD family ABC transporter permease: MTARRAAAIWAMLAALALVILVASLALGSVSISPARVLAALVPSHTSASGGPADLAGEIVRALRLPRALAGFACGALLALAGALLQVLLRNPLAEPYVLGVSGGAATFALFAMMAGCAWWVVDASACAGAFASILFVLGLARGELWRGEPQDTSPRLLLTGAVIAAGWGAVITLLLTVAPESRLRGMLFWLTGDLNGVTLPWAALAAAVLAMAVIVPVAPQLNVLLRGDAAARALGVPVVRLRLRVYLVASLATAAAVTTGGTIGFVGLVVPHMLRLAFGNDQRMLLPAAALGGGAAVMGADLVARTVIAPAQLPVGVMTALAGVPVFLWMLLHRRR, from the coding sequence ATGACCGCGCGCCGTGCCGCCGCGATCTGGGCCATGCTCGCGGCGCTCGCGCTCGTTATCCTCGTCGCTTCGCTTGCGCTCGGCAGCGTCTCGATCTCGCCTGCGCGCGTGCTAGCCGCGCTCGTGCCTTCGCATACGTCCGCGTCTGGCGGGCCGGCCGACCTTGCCGGCGAAATCGTCCGCGCGCTGCGGCTGCCGCGCGCGCTGGCCGGCTTCGCATGCGGCGCATTGCTCGCGCTCGCGGGCGCGCTGCTGCAGGTGCTGCTGCGCAATCCGCTCGCCGAGCCGTATGTGCTCGGCGTATCGGGCGGCGCCGCGACCTTCGCGCTGTTCGCGATGATGGCCGGCTGCGCGTGGTGGGTCGTCGATGCGAGCGCCTGCGCGGGCGCCTTCGCGTCGATCCTCTTCGTGCTCGGGCTTGCGCGCGGCGAGCTATGGCGCGGCGAACCGCAGGACACCTCGCCGCGACTGCTGCTGACGGGCGCCGTGATCGCTGCCGGCTGGGGCGCGGTCATCACGCTGCTGTTGACCGTCGCGCCCGAAAGCCGTCTGCGCGGCATGCTGTTCTGGCTGACCGGTGACCTGAACGGCGTCACGCTGCCGTGGGCCGCGCTCGCGGCCGCCGTGCTCGCGATGGCCGTCATCGTGCCGGTCGCGCCGCAACTGAATGTGCTGTTGCGCGGCGATGCGGCGGCGCGCGCGCTCGGCGTGCCGGTCGTGCGGCTGCGCCTGCGCGTGTACCTCGTCGCGTCGCTTGCGACCGCGGCAGCTGTGACGACCGGCGGCACGATCGGCTTCGTCGGACTCGTCGTGCCGCATATGCTGCGGCTCGCGTTCGGCAACGACCAGCGGATGCTGCTGCCCGCGGCCGCGCTCGGCGGCGGCGCGGCGGTAATGGGCGCGGACCTCGTCGCACGCACGGTGATCGCGCCGGCGCAATTGCCGGTCGGCGTGATGACGGCGCTTGCGGGCGTTCCCGTGTTCCTGTGGATGCTGTTGCACAGGCGGCGATGA
- a CDS encoding ATPase — MLTELETLSKNIGRLIQISQRHQEARVSLEAQLAAAHAECDATRAELEQLREERNALQAERDTLSAKIDDAQVRLNAILEKLPRARAHAEPDNQLDLLNPEHHDEHATEHSDVTRHGENA; from the coding sequence ATGCTCACCGAACTCGAAACCCTGTCAAAGAACATCGGCCGCCTGATTCAGATCAGCCAGCGGCATCAGGAAGCACGCGTCTCACTCGAAGCGCAGCTCGCAGCGGCTCACGCCGAATGCGACGCCACGCGCGCCGAGCTCGAACAGCTTCGCGAAGAACGCAATGCGTTGCAAGCCGAACGCGATACGCTGTCGGCCAAGATCGACGACGCGCAGGTGCGCCTTAACGCGATCCTCGAAAAACTGCCGCGTGCGCGTGCTCATGCCGAGCCCGATAACCAGCTCGACCTGCTCAACCCCGAGCATCACGATGAGCACGCAACCGAGCACAGCGATGTGACCCGCCACGGAGAAAACGCATGA
- a CDS encoding cell division protein ZapA, which translates to MSTKQIEVSILGQVYRLACSPETEAELLEAVARVDAEMSKIRANSNVRGQDRIAVMAALSLASELLQLQTSVRHGESFPAEEIRRTMAQMNEQLDTVIEQYSAH; encoded by the coding sequence ATGAGCACAAAGCAGATCGAAGTGTCGATTCTCGGCCAGGTGTATCGTCTTGCCTGTTCGCCGGAAACCGAGGCCGAACTGCTTGAAGCGGTCGCACGCGTCGACGCCGAAATGTCGAAGATTCGCGCGAACAGCAATGTGCGCGGTCAGGACCGTATCGCGGTTATGGCGGCGCTTTCGCTGGCATCGGAACTGCTTCAGTTGCAAACCAGTGTTCGCCACGGAGAATCTTTTCCCGCCGAGGAAATCCGGCGTACAATGGCGCAGATGAATGAGCAGCTCGATACAGTCATCGAGCAGTACAGTGCTCATTAA
- a CDS encoding EVE domain-containing protein: protein MRYWLMKSEPDEASIDDLANAAKRTLPWTGVRNYQARNFMRDIMQIGDGVLFYHSSCPEPGIAGLAEVSSTPYPDPTQFDPKSPYYDAKSSQETPRWMLVDVVFKKKLELIPLAALREHEALADMRVLARGNRLSITPVTDAEWKFITKQLAKPAV, encoded by the coding sequence ATGCGCTACTGGCTGATGAAGTCCGAACCGGACGAAGCAAGCATCGACGATCTCGCCAACGCGGCGAAGCGCACCTTGCCGTGGACCGGCGTGCGCAATTATCAGGCGCGCAACTTCATGCGCGACATCATGCAGATCGGCGACGGCGTGCTGTTCTATCACTCGAGCTGCCCCGAGCCCGGCATCGCGGGACTCGCGGAGGTTTCGTCGACGCCCTACCCCGACCCCACGCAGTTCGATCCGAAGAGCCCGTACTACGACGCGAAGTCGTCGCAGGAAACGCCGCGCTGGATGCTCGTCGATGTCGTGTTCAAGAAAAAACTTGAGCTGATTCCGTTAGCCGCGTTGCGCGAACATGAAGCGCTCGCCGACATGCGCGTGCTTGCCAGGGGCAATCGATTGTCCATTACGCCGGTCACCGACGCGGAGTGGAAATTCATCACGAAGCAGCTCGCAAAGCCCGCAGTGTGA
- a CDS encoding SIMPL domain-containing protein (The SIMPL domain is named for its presence in mouse protein SIMPL (signalling molecule that associates with mouse pelle-like kinase). Bacterial member BP26, from Brucella, was shown to assemble into a channel-like structure, while YggE from E. coli has been associated with resistance to oxidative stress.), with the protein MTTKTRLAWAVAGRCAVPLFIALQTGAVHAQTIAPYQPSGVLSLNAQASAEVPQDVVDITLFYEQEASDPSTLTTTLNQRADAALQKAKGVSGVTARTGSFSIFPSTDRDGRISAWRGRTEVVLESHDFAAASKLAGQMAPAMQVGNVQFSLSPEAQRAAEQKLTGEAIESFRKQASSSAQAFGYSGYTIREVNVGHGGPIPPRPVMMMSARGMSADAKMAAPVPLEGGTSTVSVNVSGSVQMK; encoded by the coding sequence ATGACCACAAAAACCAGGCTCGCATGGGCCGTTGCCGGACGCTGTGCGGTCCCTCTCTTTATTGCGCTGCAAACCGGCGCGGTGCACGCGCAAACCATCGCGCCTTATCAGCCATCGGGCGTGCTGTCGCTCAATGCGCAGGCGAGCGCCGAAGTGCCGCAAGACGTCGTCGATATCACGCTGTTCTACGAGCAGGAAGCCAGCGACCCGTCGACCTTGACCACGACGCTGAACCAGCGCGCGGACGCCGCCTTGCAGAAGGCGAAGGGCGTGTCGGGCGTCACCGCGCGTACCGGCTCGTTCTCGATCTTCCCGTCCACCGATCGCGACGGCCGCATCTCCGCATGGCGCGGACGCACCGAGGTCGTTCTCGAATCGCACGATTTCGCCGCCGCGTCGAAGCTCGCCGGACAGATGGCGCCCGCGATGCAGGTCGGCAATGTGCAGTTCTCGTTGTCGCCCGAAGCGCAGCGCGCCGCCGAGCAGAAGCTGACCGGCGAGGCGATCGAGTCATTCCGCAAGCAGGCTTCGTCGTCGGCCCAGGCGTTCGGCTATAGCGGCTATACGATTCGCGAAGTCAATGTCGGACATGGCGGCCCGATCCCGCCGCGGCCCGTCATGATGATGAGCGCGCGCGGGATGTCCGCCGATGCGAAGATGGCGGCGCCGGTGCCGCTCGAAGGCGGCACGTCGACCGTGTCGGTCAATGTATCGGGGTCGGTCCAGATGAAGTGA
- the lgt gene encoding prolipoprotein diacylglyceryl transferase — translation MLIHPNFDPVAIHLGPLAVRWYGLMYLVAFIAAIVIGRLRLRLPHVAAQGWTAKDIDDMLFYGVLGTILGGRLGYVLFYKASFYFAHPLEIFKVWEGGMSFHGGFLGVVIAMTIFGWQRNRTWLQVTDFVAPLVPTGLAAGRLGNFINGELWGRVTDPKSPWAMLFPGAAPDDAAWLTSHPAQAAQWHLNEVFAQYHLLPRHPSELYEIALEGVALFFVLILFSRKARPVGAVSAVFLIGYGLARFIVEFAREPDDFLGLLAFGLSMGQWLSLPMIIAGIAMLVWSYRRAGRQAQQAVNAS, via the coding sequence ATGCTCATTCACCCGAATTTCGATCCCGTCGCCATTCATCTCGGTCCGCTCGCCGTGCGCTGGTACGGGCTCATGTATCTTGTCGCGTTTATCGCGGCGATCGTGATCGGCCGCTTGCGGCTGCGCCTGCCGCATGTCGCCGCACAAGGCTGGACCGCGAAAGACATCGACGACATGCTGTTCTACGGCGTGCTCGGCACGATTCTCGGCGGCCGGCTCGGCTATGTGCTGTTCTACAAGGCGAGCTTCTACTTCGCGCATCCGCTCGAGATCTTCAAGGTGTGGGAAGGCGGGATGTCGTTTCACGGCGGCTTTCTCGGCGTCGTGATCGCGATGACGATCTTCGGCTGGCAGCGCAACCGCACCTGGCTGCAGGTCACGGATTTCGTCGCGCCGCTGGTGCCGACCGGTCTTGCGGCCGGGCGCCTCGGCAACTTTATCAACGGCGAATTGTGGGGGCGCGTGACCGATCCGAAGTCGCCGTGGGCGATGTTGTTCCCGGGCGCCGCACCCGACGACGCCGCGTGGCTCACATCGCATCCGGCGCAAGCCGCGCAATGGCATCTGAACGAGGTGTTCGCGCAATACCATCTGTTGCCGCGGCATCCGTCCGAGCTTTATGAAATCGCGCTCGAAGGCGTCGCGCTGTTTTTCGTGCTGATTCTGTTTTCGCGCAAGGCGCGGCCGGTGGGCGCGGTGTCGGCCGTGTTTCTGATCGGCTATGGGCTCGCGCGCTTTATCGTCGAGTTCGCGCGCGAGCCGGACGACTTCCTCGGCTTGCTCGCGTTTGGATTGTCGATGGGGCAGTGGCTGTCGCTGCCGATGATCATTGCCGGCATCGCGATGCTCGTGTGGTCGTATCGACGCGCCGGCCGGCAGGCACAGCAAGCGGTGAATGCGAGTTGA